The Bubalus bubalis isolate 160015118507 breed Murrah chromosome 16, NDDB_SH_1, whole genome shotgun sequence genome window below encodes:
- the LOC102410155 gene encoding olfactory receptor 5B12-like, with protein sequence MENTTEVTEFLLVGLSDDPEVQILLFITFSLIYFLTLVGNLGMTKLILLDSRLHTPMYFFLSQLSLVDLGYSSAVTPKVMAGFLTGDKTISYEACVTQFFFFVAFITVESFLLASMAYDRYAAVCKPLHYTTAMTTKACTRLLIGCYFCGFLNASVHTGNIFRLSFCRSNVVNHFFCDAPPLLALSCSDNYVSEMVIFFVVGFNDFFSILVIFISYLFIFITILRMHSSEGRQKAFSTCASHLTAVSIFYGTGIFMYLQPSSSHSMSADRMASVFYAMVIPMLNPLVYSLRNKDVKSAFKTAVRKAKSSIGFVF encoded by the coding sequence ATGGAAAACACTACAGAGGTGACTGAGTTCCTCCTTGTAGGGTTATCTGATGACCCAGAAGTGCAGATCCTGCTCTTCATCACTTTCTCTCTCATCTACTTCCTCACCCTGGTTGGGAACCTGGGGATGACCAAGCTGATCCTGCTGGACTCTCGTCTCCACACgcccatgtacttctttctcagcCAACTCTCGCTGGTGGACTTGGGTTATTCCTCAGCTGTCACTCCCAAAGTGATGGCTGGATTCCTCACAGGAGACAAAACCATTTCCTACGAGGCTTGTGTCACCCAGTTCTTCTTCTTCGTAGCCTTTATCACCGTAGAAAGTTTCCTCTTGGCTTCAATGGCTTATGACCGCTATGCCGCCGTGTGCAAACCCCTGCACTACACCACGGCCATGACGACCAAAGCTTGCACACGTCTGCTCATAGGCTGCTACTTCTGTGGCTTCCTGAATGCCTCCGTCCACACTGGGAACATTTTCAGGCTCTCCTTCTGTAGGTCCAACGTGGTCAATCACTTCTTTTGTGACGCTCCTCCTCTGCTGGCTCTCTCATGCTCAGACAACTACGTCAGTGAGATGGTTATTTTCTTTGTGGTGGGTTTCAATGACTTCTTTTCTATTCTGGTCATCTTCATCTCCTACCTGTTTATATTTATCACCATTCTGAGGATGCATTCTTCTGAAGGACGCCAGAAGGCCTTTTCCACCTGTGCTTCACACCTCACTGCTGTCTCCATCTTCTATGGGACAGGCATCTTCATGTACTTACAGCCCAGCTCCAGCCACTCCATGAGCGCAGACAGAATGGCGTCCGTATTCTATGCTATGGTCATCCCCATGCTGAATCCACTGgtctacagcctgaggaacaagGATGTCAAGAGTGCCTTTAAGACGGCTGTGCGGAAGGCAAAGTCTTCTATAGGATTTGTATTTTAG